The Enterobacter huaxiensis sequence TGCTCAGAAGACTGAGCACCCGGCTGGCGGATGGTTTGATAAAGCAAATCTTCGAAAACGGCACGCTGACGCTTGAAACCATTGGTGCTTACGTTTGCCAGGTTGTTGGCAATCACGTCCATGTTGGTTTGCTGTGCGTCCAGGCCGGTTTTCGCGATCCATAAAGAACTGATCATAAAGAGTCCTGTTAACTCATAGCCAGAAGTTGGTTAGCCTTGCTCGCGTTTTCATCCACGCTGCTGATAATTTTCATCTGCATTTCAAAACGACGCGCGCTGGCAATCATGTCGGTCATGGCTTCAACCGGTTTAACGTTACTGCCTTCCAGAACGCCCGACATCACGCGAATGCTCGGGTCAGCCTGTAACGTCGCGCCGCGGGTGGCCCGTGCGGTCTGGGTCAGGCGGAACATACCGTCATCGCCGCGCTGCACTTCACGGCCTTCCGCTTTGACCAGCTTCAGACGCCCGACGGGCGCAACGGTATTCGCCGGATCGCCCGGGTTCAACGCCGAGATAGTCCCGTCCGCAGCGATGGTCAGCTCCGACCCTTCAGGCACCGTCAGCGGACCGGCTTCGCCAATCACCGGATGGCCCTGAATCGTTAACTGCCCGGTGGCATCCACCTGGATATTACCGTTTCGGGTATAGCCTTCGCCGCCGTCAGCGGTTTGCACCGCCAGCCAGCCGTCCTGCTGCAGGGCAACGTCCAGCGGACGCGAGGTGTAATCCATCTGGCCTGGCGTCATGTCTGCACCCGGCGTAGAGGCCGTCACCAGCGTACGCGTTGGCAGCGAAAGCCCTTCTACCGGCACCGCACGCAGCGCATTAAGCTGCGCGCGGAAGCCAGGCGTAGAGGCGTTTGCCAGGTTGCTGGCCGTAACAGCCTGCTGATTGAGCGTCTGGCTTGCCGCGCCCATCGCTGTATATATTGCGTGATCCATTGCGCTTTCCCGTCAGCCGCTTAACGCAGGTTAACCAGCGTGTTAAGGATCTGGTCCTGAGTTTTGATGGTCTGCGCGTTCGACTGGTAGTTACGTTGCGCAACGATCATGTTCACCAGCTCTTTACTCAGGTCAACGTTTGAGGCTTCCAGCGCGCCGTTGGTCAGCGTACCGAAGTTACCGGATCCGGCGGTACCCAGCAGGGCAACACCCGAAGACTGGGTGGCAGACCAGACGTTATCGCCTTCGGACTGCAGGCCTTCGTTGTTGGCGAAGTTCGCCATCACGATCTGGCCCAGCACCTGAGTCTGTTCGTTGGAGTAGTTACCGACTACGGTGCCGTCGTCGTTGATCTGGTAGCTCACCAGGTCGCCCGGCTTATAGCCGTTCTGGGTGGTGCCCACCACGTTGTTGGCGCCGGTGTTCTGCTGCATAGAGTTCAGGAAGCTCAGATTGAACGTTGCAGGCGTTGCGCCGCTCACGGAGCCTGTAGTGATATTGATAGATGGGGTGGTGTTCGCGGTAGTGTCCAGAGACCAGGTTTCCGGCGTGGTGCCCTGTGCGATATAGTTATTCACACCTGACAGGTTACCGTTGCTGTCGAAGCTCATCTGCGCCGCTTTGCTGTAGCCGGAGTTGGCCACGCTGGAATCCTGAGTATACAGATCCCATTTGTTATCCGCGGTTTTGACATAGTAAACGTTCATATTATGTTCGTTACCCTGGCT is a genomic window containing:
- the flgE gene encoding flagellar hook protein FlgE codes for the protein MAFSQAVSGLNAAATNLDVIGNNIANSATYGFKSGSASFADMFAGSKVGLGVKVAGITQDFTDGTTTNTGRGLDVAISQNGFFRMVDANGSVFYSRNGQFKLDENRNLVNMQGLQLTGYPVAGTPPSVQTGANPQPITIPNTLMAAKSTTTATQQINLNSTDDIPTVAFDPTNADSYNKKGTVTVFDSQGNEHNMNVYYVKTADNKWDLYTQDSSVANSGYSKAAQMSFDSNGNLSGVNNYIAQGTTPETWSLDTTANTTPSINITTGSVSGATPATFNLSFLNSMQQNTGANNVVGTTQNGYKPGDLVSYQINDDGTVVGNYSNEQTQVLGQIVMANFANNEGLQSEGDNVWSATQSSGVALLGTAGSGNFGTLTNGALEASNVDLSKELVNMIVAQRNYQSNAQTIKTQDQILNTLVNLR
- a CDS encoding flagellar basal body rod protein FlgF; the encoded protein is MDHAIYTAMGAASQTLNQQAVTASNLANASTPGFRAQLNALRAVPVEGLSLPTRTLVTASTPGADMTPGQMDYTSRPLDVALQQDGWLAVQTADGGEGYTRNGNIQVDATGQLTIQGHPVIGEAGPLTVPEGSELTIAADGTISALNPGDPANTVAPVGRLKLVKAEGREVQRGDDGMFRLTQTARATRGATLQADPSIRVMSGVLEGSNVKPVEAMTDMIASARRFEMQMKIISSVDENASKANQLLAMS